DNA sequence from the Coffea eugenioides isolate CCC68of chromosome 9, Ceug_1.0, whole genome shotgun sequence genome:
ttgaagTTGTTAGAGTTGAATTAAATCAATTTTAGGCATGTGGAGTATTATTCGATGCATTGGAGAGCTATTACTATCTGCATTATCTGTGAATGCCACAAcctatttatgttattttctgGCTGTTAATATGCTTAAGACAGTGAACAACTAAGAGTGAGATAGGACTTGGGATTTGGTTTTGTAAGTAGAATTTCATATACTGTTTAAGGTGTCATGGGGAAGATGGCATTTGCAAGATTTTTGGTTTGATTTAATTGAGCTGTTGGCCTCAGAGGAGCATTGAGTGAGAGAGCGGTACTTCATGTGATAAAATACCTGCTTTTACACTTTGTTAACTAATGTTTAGTCACTTTTCCTTTGAGGAATAAACACCATGCAGTGACTTGTAATGTACATTACATctcattttattatttttgtgaTTGGTGGCTGAGTGTTGTGGTTTCTAGATTGGCAAGATGGTATCCTTACATGGTCTTTGACTAAAAAATTGAGAATCTCAACAATCCCTTCAAAAGGGCATGGTATAACTACCAGAGGTCTTCAGAAAACCTTAAAGTTTCCATAAAGGTCATGCTTTTGAATTTTCTCTGCCAGACAAATTTCCTCGACATTTCATGTATTTTTTGCAAATAGATTTTATTAGCACCAGAAATACTCTGTTCTTCCACTTGTTTCCTTTTTTGAGTTTCTAATTTATAAGGGACATACTAAAAGATAAATGAGACAGCCTTCATCACTTAGAATGTCCTTTCAATCCTTTTGTAGAGAATTATTAGCATTGTCTTCATTCTCTTCTAATAGTTTCAATAAAGCTATAAAAtaacttctctttcttttcaacttttaTAGGGAGATGAATTGCTGTCTGTTAATGGGGTGGATATAAGAGGGAAATCTGCCTTTGAAGCATCATCTCTATTACAAGGTCCCGGTGAAACATTTGTGGACATCACGGTTAGTAATTCTGAATTTTGAAGTACGGTCATCATTACTGCATCTCTTATCTCATATGGTACTTCTGCAACGTGCTTCTTAGATGAAATGATGCATGTTAGGTCAAGCATGGAAACTGTGGACCTGTCCAAGCCCTTGAGGTCCAGAGGCAATCTGTTGCAAAAACTCCCGTTTTTTATCGCTTGGAGCAGAGTGAAAATGGAACCACATCCGTTGGTTATGTGCACTTGAAAGAGTTTAATGCGCTGGCAAGAAAAGATTTGGTTATAGGTGGATGCCTTTTTCATTGTACCTGGAgattaaccttttttttttttttggcaagacAACCTCATCTTTAGTCATTCTTCTTTTCTAGATGGTGTTTCCTTAATTTTCAGTATAATGGGGGATATTGATGTTTTCTCATTTGTTCTTTTTCCTTTATCCAAAATATGGCTATCCAGCATTTCTACATCATTTCTACATCATTTTTTATTGTGTAGTTGGATACTCATGTCTCTCATAGTAAAACATCTACATGACAGACATCTGtcgaaaaattttaaatatgatGCTGTTGAAGTTCTTTCATCCTCCTGCTAAGCATGTCATGAATTGTTGCCAAATGTTGGTCTTTTTATTTTCTCCATGTTGaataaaaaaatgttattgtaaaCATGCTTTATATGCAAGATAAACATGAATTTGCAAGGTAAGTAATGACAGAGGAAAATCATTAACTAATGTTAATGGCAATAAGAGATTTTGCAACCTTTTTTACTTGTTACTACACAGAGTATTATATAAGCTAATTATTATTTGAACTATTTTTCATCGGACTTAGTATATTCATGATAAGATACCAAACTAATCTTAAAGTTGTTTATTCTATAGTCGAGATGCCAATAAGCAAGTTCTTTCTCTTTCAATGTCTATGATGCCAGAATTTTCTTTCATTCTCTGTGTTGATTGTATTCCTATTTGGTCTTGCACATTGAGATTCATTTCATATAGCTGAAGGAAGTAATTTTGCAGCAATCAAGCGACTCGAGGACACGGGTGCTCAATATTTTGTGCTTGATCTTAGAGATAATCTTGGTGGACTAGTACAGGTTAACTTACTAGTCAATTTTTTTCTGTGCTTGTTACTTCTTCAGTTTACAACtgaattttattctttatttcttgAATTGTTCAACAATTGTGTTAAGAGCAGCAAGTATTTCCTGTACCCAAACAGACATTCAAGGGGAGTATGCCAGGATATGATGCTAATCGTCTCTTGGAAATTAAGTTACTCTGGTGTTATGTTTATTATTTGGGCTAGCAGTAATGCTGAATAACAAGTATTTAACGAGCGTGCTCTCTAAATGGCTTAAACAGTTAGTCAATTTGGTCATTTGACTTGATACTAGAACAGTTCATTTGGTTTGGATGCTGTTTGTGAATGGGTTTATAATGTTTTCAGCCTGGATGTCTTGTCCTTAACTGTGCGGGAGGGCTTTGAGGAGCAGACAAGAATTATCCTCTTCTCCTAAAGTCGTCCCCGCATCAGGATAATAAAGTGGCTGGTGAGTGCATGCACAGGTGCCACTATCAAATTTGAGATAGTTGAAATGAATCACATGATTATTGCTGTTGAAGCGGTTTATGAACTTACTTCTTGCTGTCGGGACTTGTGCTTCGAGTCCATGTGGTCAAGCTCAACCTGGACACCTAGGAGTTTCATTTGGGCAAAAACAGGGCTATAAATAAGTTCAGTTATGCATGTTAGTGCAACTGAGGTTGTGCCACTGGGGACTTAAACTTTTAGATGAGTTCATCAAGAAGGCTTAGTTATGTTGAAGTCCTTAGATCTGCTGAAGGATGTTATCTGTGGTGACAATTCTGAATTCAAATGATCAGCAACATTGCTATGAGACCTTGGTCTGATTGTGAAACAACCATGTTTGAGGTGTCAAGTGTAAGAGGACCTTGGTTCAAGTTCCACAGTTATGAGTTGCAGTCTAACATATGTTAATATGGTTCCCACTGATTGTAGATCTGTTCTTTCACATGTAGGATGTTAGACTCCTTGTTTCTGTCCCCCATCTCCCCTCCACCCCAcatccaagaaaaaaaaaaaaagaaagaaaaaaaaaagattagtaAAATTAGTTAATTGTGATTAGGCCCCAAAAGTGCTGAATATTTTGAGACTAAGAAAGCCAATATTTAGAGTTCTTTCTTGTCCAGGAGAAATAATCACATTGCGTGCTTTCATAGTTTGGTTCAGAGTTGTTGATTGGACTGTAAAGGATTTTCTTACTGAAGTATTCTTGTTTCTACTGGAAGTCTGGAATATAAGATGAAAATCGCTTATTGCTCTCCAAGAACATAACAAGATGGATAATACTTGTTCTCCAGAAAGTGCAGAATCTGATTAAAGAACCACTAAAATGTCATGTAAAAAAATCTGCACCGACTAAAGCATTTAGCTCAAATACCTAGTTTCCCAACCTATTGATGGTGTGGAAATCTGAAAGTATTTGGAGGGATGCAATATGcatgctttcttttctttggagGGACACAGTATGTGTGCTTTCTCTTACTTTACTTGCTTTGTGGTCGATTCACCTTTGAACTGTATTTGTATATAAAAGTGCTGCTATGCACCCTAGGgagttaatatttttgtttcttttcttacAGTTGTGTTTCTGCTGTCTTGACGTAATTAATGCACATTACAGGATTTAGTTGCTACAGTAAACGTTTTTGAACAGTTTAATGGCCTGAAGAAGTGATGCCTATGGTTTCTGGAGGCCTGTTCTGATTTTCGTTCTGTATATCATCAACCGTTTTGTCTTTTATATGAAATCTTTTCCAAGCATATGATGTTCATAATGGTTGTTCATTTTCAGGCTGGGATTGAAATTGCTAAACTCTTTCTAAACAAAGGGGAGACGGTAAGTGAATCTACTCCATCAAATTTAGgacattgaaatgcattttcttccaaaatttttttctttttttggttcctttaaACTAGATTTTGTGGTGTATATTTTTCTGGGTTTTGTTTGCTTTGATTTTATTCCCATTTGCAGCAAAAGAGCAATTTGTTGTGCTATTTGTTAGTGAGTttataaaaagtaaataatatgCTTAAGTTTGTATCTTCCTATATCTTTCTGACCACTGAAGGACACATATATGCGAGTCCCAAGTTATAAGTGTTTgcataggagattatttgaaatatgatttggaataattactatTGCACTTTTTgcgatgtgatgtatgtgagataaaaaggtgtgttggaaaatgtgtttgtgatgcaagcaaatattttttgtttgtaATTCCTGTCCAAACACACATATTTCTCCTGTTATTCACTGTAGACCAGAAGGCTGTTTTGTATGTGGGTCTCCATAGATGGAGCACTTAGATGTCTTCCTAAATTTTATTCCCAGAGTGTAAATTCCTATGTAATGAAGAGTTTCATTAAGAATTTATTGCCCTATTAGCTTTCGTATTTTGTGTCAGAAACAAGTAGTTCTTTTTCCCTGTGATGTGGGGATTTTTCATCCTCTCTTGCTCACCATTTCTGTTGTtctgtttccttttcttttgtttcctttttaaTCATCTATAGTGCTTTTGATTACCATTTACTGAAAAGCTTCTGCACATGtcagatcttttttttttagcaatttGAAAAACTATTTGATCATTTGATCTCAATTTCTTTGTTCCTGAATGGAATAGGCTACAACTAGCATTCATGaagttccttttttttcaccccccccccccctttttttatGGCCATGGACAGGTGACTTATACTGTTGGAAGGGATCCTGAATATGTCAAAAATATTGTAGCAGAAGTTCCACCTCTAGTTTCGGCTCCTGTTATTGTAAGCCTTATCTTATGGCTCGTCACTTTTGTTGATTATTATCAtataaataaggaaaaaaatcaCATTGATCATGTGCTTTCAGAAACCTTGGTAATATGATGAGCTCATAACATGTATGAATTCTGCATGACTTTGTACCCTTTGTAAATGTAATTGAGAACTGAAATGTAAATGTCTGGTGTAAAACTTTTGGTCAAGGGTGGACTTTGTGAAATTGGATTTTGATTAAGACTGCAAATAACTGTGCCACAGAAATAGGATTTTTATGCAAAAATGaatcaattttgaattaatGGGTTGGGGAGATATAGAAATGTAATCGCCAGGATGATTACTTAAATCCCTTTAGGTCCATTGACTTAGAGATGTCCACTATCAGTTAGTTGTTCTTTGTTGAACATTTTGGACTAATGTACTTTTGAATTCAGCTTCTCAATGCTGATGGTGGTTGTTTGCTTGAATAGAACAGTTATTTGCTACATTGAAGCCCTAATTTCCTTAGGAGCTGATAAAAAGGTCTAGCCCTATTTTCAGTTTATGTTAGTTATTTTTTGAGCCTTGCCTCTGTAAAGACTTGCACATATGACCATCTTCATCGGAATTTTTATGTGCATAAGGTGTTTTACACTACTCCCTCTGTCCCAAAAAAATTGTTGTATTGTGCTTTTAATCAACAGTAGCTGCTGATGATGTTTAGTTTTCCCAGTTTGAATTTTGTCCTTCAGAAAGTTGAGTATCCAGCagtgaggaaacaaaagaaTGCCTTTATGTTACTGGGACTTGGGACCCAATTGTGGGCCCAAATGATCTCATCTTTCATGTTGATGTAGAAGAATGGCATGAATGTGATTAAACTTAGCAAACACATTTTCAAAATTGCGCAAATCAATCACGCGTCGGGAAATACATGAATTAATATTCTTGGGCCTCACAGAAATGACTTTAGTCTTTTCTACCAATTAGCTGTAAGGTTAAACTTGGAAGAGGAACACAGATTTTGTTTCTATTTTTAGTAAATGACAACAAATTTACGACAAAATAATGACATGACAGAGGCAGACTTTGGGTTTCAGACATTATTTTGTACTTCTGAAAAATCTTTGTTCTCATGACGAGTCTTATTAGTTTGTTGCTTGAGTGCAGGTTTTTGTGAACAAAAATACTGCGAGTGCAAGTGAAATTGTAAGTTGTTTACACTACAAGATTTCATTCTAATCTTAGTTTAAACTTTTCTAATTAAggttctttttttatttttttttttatttggttgcTTGTTTCAGGTGGCCACTGCACTTCACGATAATTGCAGAGCTGTTCTGGTGGGGGAAAGGACTTATGGGAAGGTAGTATTTGCTTTTGTAGTTTATACTCATATGCTGAtgtgtgttttaattttttttttttgttctcaaATGAAATGCATTAAACCTCGGAGTTGCCATATAGAATAGACATGGATTATGGACTTTTTGTTGGTTATTCTATATTGGATAAACTTGCCTAAACTTGACGGAGCTTCAATGCAGCTATCTACATAGTATCAGTATTGTAACCTACATTAGTTTTTTGGCCCTGACATGATAAATAAAAGTTCCTAGCTTTTACTAATTTATTCTGATATTTGAGCCAAGTCCATTAAATACTCCATGTCCAAGATAATCTCATGATCTTTGGTCTTCATGATGTTGCTGTTTACATCCtgctattgaaaatttcatctCTTCATCTTAGCAGTAAAGTACTAGAAAAGGTAAAAGGAATTCCCACATTGGATATGCTATAATGGGTGATCAAATTAATTTTGTTCCTGCAGGGACTGATTCAATCTGTTTTTGAGCTGCATGATGGATCTGGCGTTGTTGTCACTGTTGGGAAGTATGTTACACCAAATCACATGGACATAAATGGCAATGGGGTTGAGCCTGATTTCCGCAGCCTCCCTTGTAAGAACTCTCCTTGCCCTGATATTAATAATATCAGTTCTTCAAAATCTATATTTAACCTTCTTTTACAGCTTGGGATGAAGTCATGAATAATTTGTCTAAGTGCCATAAGCCACCAGAAGGATGAGGTGAGGGTTAGCATTCTgatatttttgtgttttgaattttgctttGCGTAAGGTTTCAAGCTCATTGT
Encoded proteins:
- the LOC113781952 gene encoding carboxyl-terminal-processing peptidase 1, chloroplastic codes for the protein MGLFGISNLPLPALSPPPLAKFTHYKPPPKPSSTAAVAASTTTPDDKILRQVLCNGVSILLSCGLLLSSPPLSFSIANAFDLPSLVQSSIPASDASSIRNCREDEERQEDSGLVTNEGIVEEAWEVVYDSFLDTTNRHRWSPETWLQKKFDVLGMSYQTRSKAHAVIRRMLASLGDPYTRFLTPEEFSKMARYDMTGIGINLREIPDDSGGVKLKVLGILLDGPAHTAGVRQGDELLSVNGVDIRGKSAFEASSLLQGPGETFVDITVKHGNCGPVQALEVQRQSVAKTPVFYRLEQSENGTTSVGYVHLKEFNALARKDLVIAIKRLEDTGAQYFVLDLRDNLGGLVQAGIEIAKLFLNKGETVTYTVGRDPEYVKNIVAEVPPLVSAPVIVFVNKNTASASEIVATALHDNCRAVLVGERTYGKGLIQSVFELHDGSGVVVTVGKYVTPNHMDINGNGVEPDFRSLPSWDEVMNNLSKCHKPPEG